Proteins from one Gimesia maris genomic window:
- a CDS encoding DUF1559 family PulG-like putative transporter, whose product MNFGPDKPDNHNAEQSSFLYYTALTGGILLLGLIIIPAVLPPVEQSREAARRSTSKNNLKQIGLAFHLYHDQHDLFPPGSIETADGQPGHSWLTALLPYLEQWNLHQQIDFNKAWDDPANQRPFQQSINVYHNPKIQETVSPAGYALSSYQGNELVLQPNQGKHISEIGDGVSNTIFAVEAGEDFKAWGDPTNLTNPAQMFAPGKNTPYAGGKHVLFGDGHVQFLSELTDPAVLKALSTPAGGEEVRDF is encoded by the coding sequence ATGAACTTCGGACCAGATAAACCGGACAACCATAATGCCGAACAGAGTTCCTTCCTGTATTACACGGCACTCACAGGGGGTATCCTCCTGCTGGGACTCATCATCATACCTGCTGTCCTCCCTCCGGTTGAGCAGTCGAGAGAAGCGGCCCGGCGGAGTACTTCAAAAAACAATCTGAAACAGATCGGACTGGCGTTCCATCTCTATCATGACCAGCATGACCTGTTTCCTCCCGGCTCCATCGAAACAGCGGATGGTCAGCCCGGCCACAGTTGGCTGACTGCATTGCTGCCCTATCTCGAGCAATGGAATCTGCATCAACAGATCGATTTTAACAAAGCCTGGGATGACCCCGCCAATCAGCGTCCGTTTCAACAGTCAATCAATGTCTATCATAATCCCAAAATTCAGGAAACGGTCTCCCCCGCTGGTTATGCGCTGAGCAGTTACCAGGGAAACGAACTGGTTTTACAACCGAACCAGGGAAAACATATCAGTGAAATCGGTGACGGGGTGTCAAATACCATCTTTGCAGTTGAAGCGGGCGAAGACTTCAAAGCCTGGGGCGATCCCACGAATCTCACCAACCCCGCTCAAATGTTTGCCCCCGGAAAAAACACCCCCTACGCGGGAGGTAAACACGTCCTGTTCGGAGATGGGCATGTGCAGTTTCTTTCAGAACTCACAGATCCCGCTGTGCTGAAAGCCTTGAGCACACCCGCTGGCGGCGAAGAAGTTCGCGATTTTTAG
- a CDS encoding ribose-phosphate diphosphokinase, with protein MSSSPNPLSRGPRVQSFQPPQGDLTIMAGSGNPILAQAIADELGIRLTPCEAHQFSEGNIFVRILENVRGRDVYIIQGVHYPVNDNFVELLFWIDALKRASAQQITAVIPFFSYAKGDKKDEPRVSIRARVCADAIEVAGADRVLTMDLHSPQIQGFFSVPVDHLYGRHVISDHIRKLNIKDLVVCSPDVGFAKEASDFAKLLGTPVVIGNKLRKDHSETVEVLEVIGEVEGKNVILVDDFTITGRTLVSMAEVLKKKGAKDIYAAVTHGVLSKGAAERIGKSSLKKMFMTNTLETQVDPLPDNIEILSVAHSFAAAIRSIHDRTSVSTLFPEKRSKK; from the coding sequence ATGTCCAGCTCTCCCAATCCACTTTCCAGAGGACCCCGCGTCCAATCCTTTCAGCCTCCTCAAGGCGACCTGACCATCATGGCCGGTTCCGGTAATCCCATCCTGGCACAGGCCATTGCCGACGAGCTTGGCATCCGTCTGACACCCTGTGAAGCCCACCAGTTCAGTGAAGGGAATATCTTCGTCCGGATTCTGGAGAATGTCCGAGGACGCGACGTCTATATCATTCAAGGCGTCCACTACCCGGTAAACGACAACTTTGTTGAACTTCTGTTCTGGATTGATGCACTGAAACGCGCCAGCGCCCAGCAGATCACCGCGGTCATCCCCTTTTTCAGCTACGCCAAGGGGGACAAAAAAGATGAACCCCGGGTATCCATCCGGGCGCGTGTCTGTGCCGACGCGATTGAAGTCGCGGGAGCCGACCGCGTGCTGACGATGGACCTGCACAGTCCACAGATTCAGGGCTTTTTCAGTGTTCCCGTGGACCATCTTTACGGGCGGCACGTGATCAGCGATCATATTCGCAAGTTGAATATCAAGGACCTGGTGGTCTGTAGTCCGGACGTCGGCTTTGCCAAGGAAGCCTCCGATTTCGCGAAGCTGCTGGGAACTCCTGTCGTGATTGGTAACAAACTTCGCAAAGATCATTCCGAAACCGTGGAAGTTCTGGAAGTCATTGGTGAAGTCGAAGGCAAAAATGTGATCCTGGTGGACGACTTCACCATCACGGGACGCACACTGGTGAGCATGGCTGAGGTTCTGAAGAAGAAGGGTGCCAAAGACATCTATGCCGCTGTGACCCACGGAGTACTTTCCAAGGGAGCAGCCGAGCGGATCGGGAAAAGTTCTTTGAAAAAGATGTTTATGACCAATACCCTGGAAACCCAGGTCGACCCGCTGCCGGACAACATTGAGATACTGTCAGTCGCGCATTCATTCGCCGCGGCCATCCGATCGATTCACGACCGGACCAGTGTCAGCACGCTGTTTCCGGAAAAACGATCGAAGAAATAA
- the serC gene encoding 3-phosphoserine/phosphohydroxythreonine transaminase, with protein MTKRIYNFSAGPAALPLPVLEQAQKDLISLGDTGIGVLEHSHRSKAFLAVYEEAEALVRELASVPDNYKVLLLQGGASSQFFMIPMNLLKKDQTADYLVTGSWSKKAVKEAKSFGNVNVACSSEDKNFSYIPEEVSLSENPAYVHFTSNNTIYGTEFATEPTVPAGVPLICDASSDIFSRPLDISKYGIVYAGAQKNLGPSGVTLVIIRDDLIEQGPTDIPTMLQYRTHSEAGSMYNTPPTFGIYVLGQVLKWLKDQGGLAAIQEKNQAKSGKLYDYLEQSKLFKATAAKQDRSLMNVTFVTGDADLDAQFISKATAAGLDGLKGHRSVGGMRASIYNAFPEAGVDKLIEMMSQFEQEHAS; from the coding sequence ATGACAAAAAGAATTTATAACTTTTCTGCGGGACCGGCGGCTCTTCCCTTACCAGTACTGGAACAGGCTCAGAAAGACCTGATTTCCCTGGGCGATACCGGAATCGGGGTACTGGAACACTCGCATCGAAGTAAAGCATTCCTCGCCGTTTATGAAGAGGCCGAGGCCCTGGTCCGGGAACTGGCTTCCGTTCCCGATAACTACAAGGTTCTGTTGCTGCAGGGCGGGGCATCAAGCCAGTTTTTCATGATTCCCATGAACCTGTTGAAGAAAGATCAGACCGCCGATTACCTGGTCACCGGTTCCTGGTCGAAAAAAGCAGTGAAAGAAGCCAAGAGCTTCGGGAATGTGAATGTCGCCTGCAGCAGTGAAGACAAGAACTTTTCATACATTCCTGAAGAGGTCTCACTCAGCGAGAATCCGGCTTACGTGCATTTCACTTCCAATAATACGATCTATGGAACCGAGTTCGCGACGGAACCGACTGTGCCAGCAGGAGTTCCTTTGATCTGTGATGCGAGCAGCGATATTTTCTCGCGTCCCCTCGATATTTCCAAGTACGGAATTGTTTACGCGGGCGCACAGAAAAATCTGGGTCCCAGTGGCGTGACGCTGGTCATCATTCGCGATGATCTGATTGAACAGGGGCCGACAGACATTCCGACCATGCTGCAGTACCGAACCCATTCAGAAGCAGGCTCAATGTATAATACGCCTCCCACCTTCGGGATTTATGTATTAGGTCAGGTACTGAAATGGTTGAAAGATCAGGGCGGGTTGGCTGCCATTCAGGAGAAAAATCAGGCCAAGTCGGGTAAACTGTATGATTACCTGGAACAGAGCAAGCTGTTTAAAGCGACCGCTGCGAAACAGGATCGTTCGTTGATGAATGTCACCTTCGTCACCGGCGATGCGGATCTGGATGCCCAGTTCATTTCCAAGGCAACCGCAGCCGGGCTGGATGGTCTGAAAGGCCATCGCAGTGTTGGCGGAATGCGTGCCAGTATCTACAATGCATTTCCCGAAGCTGGTGTAGACAAGTTAATTGAAATGATGAGTCAGTTCGAACAGGAACACGCCTCTTGA
- a CDS encoding IS4 family transposase, with product MKQSPEQNLEFDRAFEQLKDLVDLRQADQLHPRRPNAIYTACVVLWMLIFQRLKPDASLEAAVKHLIENQPGYLPENKRLSQGTLSSNSAAYSRARSELPLDVVKWFSNEITRAIVGQSETLLDGRQIFLLDGTTITLAPEKELQTKFPPASNQHGESVWPVVNLTVFHELSSGCALLPQLGAMYGPEAVSETELARNGMHCLPDESIIMADAGFGIFGVAYQAQLLGHDFFLRMKKLNFESLRAKAKLVSQSPKHKTYQHQWTPTPKNRKTQPGLPRDASLAVVLHEIIVNETLTLYCVTSLPQDAATLGNLYNQRVNVEVDIRNLKVVLDTENIRAKKVDTFLKELYTSVVAYNLVGQFRRQAAELNQVAPRRMSFKRTWTTFQTFLLKHLHTEPESWRESFERALFYATKDKLPNRAANRSVKRECYAKRSKRDHFEKRKKPPEKLKHTDLK from the coding sequence GTGAAACAATCACCGGAACAGAATCTTGAATTCGATCGTGCCTTCGAACAACTTAAAGATTTGGTGGACTTACGCCAAGCCGATCAGCTGCATCCCAGGCGACCCAATGCAATCTATACCGCCTGTGTTGTGCTGTGGATGCTGATTTTTCAACGCCTCAAACCAGATGCCTCACTCGAAGCAGCGGTGAAGCATCTGATTGAAAATCAACCTGGCTACCTTCCTGAAAACAAACGCTTAAGCCAGGGAACCCTCTCGTCCAACAGTGCAGCATACAGCCGGGCTCGCAGCGAACTGCCGTTGGATGTTGTGAAATGGTTTTCCAATGAAATCACTCGTGCCATCGTCGGGCAATCTGAAACCCTGCTGGACGGTCGTCAAATATTTTTACTCGATGGAACCACGATCACATTAGCACCGGAAAAAGAATTACAAACGAAATTTCCGCCCGCCTCAAATCAGCACGGTGAAAGTGTCTGGCCTGTTGTCAATCTGACCGTTTTTCACGAACTCAGTAGTGGATGTGCCTTGCTGCCACAGCTGGGGGCCATGTATGGACCTGAAGCGGTTTCCGAAACGGAACTTGCCCGAAATGGCATGCACTGCCTGCCAGACGAATCGATCATCATGGCTGATGCAGGATTTGGGATCTTTGGCGTTGCTTACCAGGCACAACTCCTGGGGCATGATTTTTTTCTACGCATGAAGAAGTTAAACTTTGAGTCACTTCGAGCCAAAGCAAAACTCGTATCGCAAAGCCCAAAACATAAGACCTACCAACACCAGTGGACTCCGACCCCCAAAAACCGTAAAACACAACCCGGGCTCCCCAGGGACGCTTCGCTGGCTGTTGTTTTGCACGAAATCATCGTCAATGAAACCTTGACGCTGTATTGCGTTACCAGCCTGCCGCAAGACGCTGCCACCCTGGGCAACCTCTACAATCAAAGGGTCAATGTCGAAGTTGATATCCGTAACTTGAAGGTCGTATTAGACACCGAGAACATTCGCGCCAAGAAGGTAGACACGTTTTTGAAAGAGCTGTATACGTCAGTGGTCGCCTACAATTTAGTTGGTCAATTCCGCAGACAGGCAGCTGAACTGAATCAGGTTGCTCCGCGGCGGATGAGCTTTAAGCGAACCTGGACAACATTCCAAACGTTCCTGTTGAAGCACCTGCACACTGAGCCAGAATCATGGCGTGAATCCTTCGAGCGAGCACTGTTCTACGCGACCAAAGATAAACTACCCAATCGCGCTGCCAACCGAAGCGTAAAAAGAGAATGCTACGCCAAACGTTCAAAGAGAGACCATTTCGAAAAAAGAAAAAAGCCCCCAGAGAAATTGAAACACACTGATCTAAAGTAA
- a CDS encoding phosphorylase family protein — protein sequence MNQPKVDKAHADIGLVCALPMEIQPFLDRCEHVKKYTGGSYVFRGGFLDRIKVAVVQTGVGFARARAATQALIDAHSPPWVLSVGFSGALKPEMKNGDIVVATSVCDLHGQELQNDVHFPEDPEHGLYVGRIINTDEIVRTVDEKLKLAAQFDALAVDLESLAVAQVCQAAQKGFMAIRAISDDCSVDLPPEIMSILGETGAVRAGAALGAVFKRPESIKEMWKMRGDASRAATRLASFLDGVVVQLYEARH from the coding sequence TTGAATCAACCCAAAGTCGATAAAGCGCATGCGGATATAGGGCTGGTTTGTGCTCTGCCGATGGAGATCCAGCCTTTTCTGGATCGCTGTGAGCACGTCAAAAAATATACCGGCGGTTCGTATGTGTTTCGGGGTGGTTTTCTGGATCGAATCAAAGTCGCGGTCGTGCAGACGGGAGTGGGTTTTGCCCGCGCCCGTGCTGCGACGCAGGCATTAATCGACGCGCATTCGCCCCCCTGGGTTTTATCAGTGGGATTTTCCGGCGCTTTGAAACCCGAAATGAAGAATGGCGACATCGTCGTAGCGACTTCCGTGTGCGACCTGCATGGACAGGAACTGCAGAACGATGTGCATTTCCCCGAAGATCCGGAACACGGTTTGTATGTCGGGCGAATCATCAATACGGACGAAATCGTTCGTACCGTCGACGAAAAATTAAAACTGGCAGCGCAGTTTGATGCGCTCGCGGTTGACCTGGAAAGCCTGGCAGTGGCGCAGGTCTGCCAGGCAGCTCAGAAAGGCTTCATGGCGATCCGGGCGATCAGTGATGATTGTTCTGTCGACCTGCCTCCCGAAATCATGTCAATCCTGGGGGAAACCGGGGCTGTCAGAGCGGGAGCCGCGCTGGGGGCCGTCTTCAAGCGACCGGAAAGCATCAAGGAAATGTGGAAGATGCGCGGCGATGCTTCGCGGGCCGCAACCCGACTGGCCAGTTTTCTGGACGGGGTTGTCGTCCAGCTTTACGAAGCCCGGCATTAG